In Gemmatimonadota bacterium, one DNA window encodes the following:
- a CDS encoding SDR family NAD(P)-dependent oxidoreductase, whose protein sequence is MDLNLTDKVVLITGGSRGIGRATALRFAAEGCNIALCARGQAGIDKTLEEIRAHDVEAFGLALDVAEPGETERFVNAAADELGGVDILVNNVGGTAGSRELLTSTDADWQQTFDLNLFHAVRASRAAVPHMTKRNGGSIVTISSISGWKPANRGAQYGATKAAEIFLAGALAWELAAHNIRVNTVCPGSLLFPGGGWERFQNETPEEYEIFRTREFPAQRLGTDFEVADVIVFLSSDRASWINGASIPVDGAQGRPTAF, encoded by the coding sequence ATGGACCTCAATCTCACCGATAAAGTCGTCCTCATCACCGGGGGCAGTCGCGGCATTGGCCGCGCAACCGCATTGCGATTTGCCGCAGAAGGTTGCAATATCGCCTTGTGCGCGCGCGGGCAAGCGGGCATAGACAAAACACTCGAAGAAATTCGCGCACACGACGTCGAGGCATTTGGACTCGCGCTCGATGTAGCCGAACCCGGCGAAACCGAGCGATTCGTCAATGCAGCCGCAGATGAACTCGGCGGTGTTGATATCCTCGTCAACAATGTGGGCGGCACAGCCGGATCGCGCGAACTGCTCACCTCCACAGACGCCGACTGGCAACAAACCTTTGACCTCAACCTTTTTCACGCGGTTCGCGCCAGCCGCGCAGCTGTTCCCCACATGACCAAAAGAAATGGCGGCAGTATTGTCACCATCTCCTCCATATCGGGCTGGAAACCCGCAAACCGGGGCGCGCAATACGGCGCAACCAAAGCGGCTGAAATATTTCTCGCTGGCGCACTCGCGTGGGAATTGGCAGCACACAACATTCGCGTCAACACCGTCTGCCCGGGCTCGCTCCTTTTTCCTGGCGGCGGTTGGGAACGCTTCCAAAACGAAACACCGGAAGAATACGAAATATTCCGCACGCGCGAATTTCCCGCACAGCGACTCGGCACGGACTTTGAAGTCGCCGATGTCATCGTATTTCTCTCATCCGATCGCGCGAGTTGGATCAACGGCGCATCCATTCCCGTTGACGGCGCGCAGGGAAGACCCACGGCTTTTTGA